A genomic segment from Methanoplanus limicola DSM 2279 encodes:
- the rqcH gene encoding ribosome rescue protein RqcH has product MAVKKGMSGLDLRAVIAELNGLMPLWIGKIYQYDQNAFGFRLNGEDRQKFSIIAESGVRVHLTKKLPKSPENPSGYSMYLRKYLSGGRILEINQPGIQRVLDLTIGKSESIYHLIFEFFDEGNAILCDSEYTILNALKRHRFKDRDIIAGEKYAVTGKDITEYDEESAGIVLAESDKDIVRTLASSFMLGGRYAEEICRISGIAREAPASEADPAVIIAAFKTLSGDLESKKSPAITKSGCWPLIFEGEIPEETFETYSQALDSYFGLPEVSEAEVKKKLSKAEIIRKRQQEAIVKFEEKITLASEKVEIIYANYQTIADIVKTLSDASLKMSWQEIEDILKNADNPMAKMIKRVYPSEAAVDILLDGKTIKLYASEGVEGNAGRYYSEIKKFKKKKAGALVAMERFKVTERPERKRTDIKFIKPKWYHKFRWFYTSDDVLVIGGRDAGTNEDIVRKYLEGKDTFLHADIHGGSAVAVKGETECMDEAAVFAVSYSNAWKSGFYSADVYAVPRDQVSKTAESGESLKRGAFVIRGERKYYRNVAPGISVGLQTSPEYGIIGGPSSAIEKRKGYFVRIVPGTYEPNDIARKILKALKEMIPENEQKNLKKVLNTENIAAFVPPGGSDIAE; this is encoded by the coding sequence ATGGCTGTTAAAAAAGGAATGAGCGGACTTGACCTGAGGGCAGTAATAGCTGAGTTAAACGGCCTGATGCCGCTCTGGATTGGAAAGATATACCAATATGACCAGAATGCATTCGGATTCAGGCTTAACGGTGAGGACAGGCAGAAATTCAGTATTATTGCTGAGTCCGGAGTCAGGGTTCACCTGACAAAAAAACTTCCGAAATCACCGGAGAACCCATCCGGATATTCGATGTATCTCAGAAAATATCTCTCCGGCGGAAGAATTCTTGAGATAAATCAGCCGGGAATCCAGAGGGTTCTTGACCTTACTATAGGTAAAAGTGAGAGCATTTACCATCTAATCTTTGAATTTTTTGATGAGGGCAATGCAATTCTCTGTGACTCTGAATATACGATCTTAAATGCGCTTAAGAGGCACAGGTTTAAGGACCGGGATATCATTGCGGGGGAGAAGTATGCTGTCACGGGAAAAGACATCACTGAATATGATGAGGAGTCTGCCGGAATAGTTCTTGCAGAGTCTGATAAGGATATTGTACGTACACTTGCATCCTCATTTATGCTTGGCGGGAGGTATGCAGAGGAGATATGCCGCATATCGGGCATTGCCAGGGAAGCTCCGGCATCTGAGGCCGACCCTGCGGTGATTATTGCGGCGTTTAAGACTCTCTCCGGAGATCTCGAGTCCAAAAAGTCTCCGGCTATTACAAAGAGCGGCTGCTGGCCGTTAATCTTTGAGGGCGAAATTCCGGAGGAGACTTTTGAGACGTACAGTCAGGCACTTGACTCGTACTTCGGCCTTCCTGAGGTCTCTGAGGCGGAAGTGAAGAAGAAGCTCTCCAAGGCTGAGATTATCAGAAAGAGGCAGCAGGAGGCTATTGTTAAGTTTGAGGAGAAAATTACCCTTGCCAGTGAGAAGGTTGAGATTATCTATGCCAACTACCAGACCATTGCAGATATAGTCAAAACCCTCTCAGATGCTTCGTTAAAGATGTCGTGGCAGGAGATTGAGGATATCCTGAAAAATGCTGATAATCCGATGGCTAAGATGATAAAGAGGGTTTATCCGTCAGAGGCAGCCGTTGATATTCTCCTGGACGGAAAAACGATTAAACTGTATGCCTCTGAGGGTGTTGAGGGTAATGCGGGCAGGTATTACTCCGAGATTAAAAAATTCAAAAAGAAGAAGGCCGGTGCACTCGTTGCAATGGAGAGGTTTAAGGTTACCGAAAGGCCGGAGAGGAAGAGGACCGATATTAAATTTATAAAACCGAAGTGGTATCATAAGTTCAGGTGGTTTTACACATCTGACGATGTCCTGGTAATCGGCGGGCGTGATGCCGGCACAAATGAGGATATTGTCAGGAAATATCTCGAAGGTAAGGATACATTTCTTCATGCCGACATCCACGGCGGAAGTGCTGTGGCTGTTAAGGGTGAGACTGAGTGCATGGACGAAGCGGCAGTCTTTGCAGTATCCTATTCCAACGCCTGGAAATCCGGTTTTTACAGCGCGGATGTCTATGCAGTGCCGAGGGATCAGGTGAGCAAGACTGCCGAGTCTGGTGAGTCCTTAAAACGCGGTGCCTTTGTCATCAGGGGTGAGAGGAAATATTACAGGAATGTCGCACCCGGAATTTCAGTCGGGCTTCAGACATCTCCTGAGTATGGTATTATCGGCGGGCCGTCTTCAGCTATTGAGAAGAGAAAGGGCTATTTTGTACGGATCGTCCCGGGCACTTATGAGCCGAACGATATCGCAAGGAAGATCCTTAAGGCCTTAAAGGAGATGATTCCGGAAAATGAGCAGAAGAACCTTAAGAAAGTTCTGAATACTGAGAATATTGCAGCATTTGTCCCGCCGGGCGGCTCGGATATAGCGGAGTGA
- a CDS encoding EMC6-like membrane protein yields MTDVYMSEEISADPITEKISSKSDAEKVAGHQQRMIRTCVGCFMGIITGVLSYLFIGDPVSPAGEPKAILGWLLLLAGIVFQKHVFMALKIDYSELGAKDWFYQGFMAFAFWFISWTVLLSIN; encoded by the coding sequence ATGACTGATGTTTATATGAGTGAGGAGATTTCTGCAGACCCAATAACAGAGAAAATAAGCAGCAAAAGTGACGCGGAGAAGGTTGCCGGACATCAGCAGCGCATGATAAGGACATGCGTCGGATGTTTTATGGGAATCATAACCGGAGTATTGTCATATCTGTTCATAGGTGACCCTGTATCACCAGCAGGTGAACCAAAAGCGATACTTGGATGGCTTTTGCTTCTTGCAGGGATAGTTTTTCAGAAGCATGTCTTTATGGCATTAAAGATCGATTATTCCGAACTCGGAGCGAAGGACTGGTTTTATCAGGGATTCATGGCATTTGCCTTCTGGTTCATATCATGGACAGTTCTTCTCTCAATAAACTAA